aaaaaaaaaaaaaccaaacattttaaggTTAATGGCAATTCCAGTTTAGAAACACATAATCTAATAAGCTATGGAgtaattttcctttctccattgtGGTAGTCTGAGCGTGTGGGACAGATATGATGGGATTTTGTAGTGTTCCTGCAGGAAAATAATGCTGCTGGCATGGAGAagggagcggggtgggggtggAACTGCTGAGGAGTGAAGTCAGACTGTGAGAATGGCACTTTGGCTATCCTGGATGCTGTAATGACTGACAGGGTATTTTTTGCAGTATAATACATTTGAGTAGACTGTGAGTGACACTTGCCTGCAATCTAGGAAATAGAAAACCGACGTGAAGCTGACTTGCATTCCCATCTGTTGCACAGAAGATGTTGAGGCAGAATTACCTGCCTAAAGATTTACACTTGAGCCATAGCTGACAGCGTACATTTCACTCTAACAGTAAAAATTGCTTTTcggtaaaagtaaaaaaaagacagaaataaaatgaagggaaagggaaaattctCCCCTGGCCAGCCAGGAAGAGAAGCAagggggtccccagccaagctgCCTCCTCTGGGCTCCTTTCCAGTGCAGCACGTGTTCCCCCACAGTACCTTTCCCATAGTAATGAGCTACTTTTCATTTAGATCCACTCAACCCACTATTGATTGTTCCTGCTTATGATGCTGTTAGCGCACACTTTAATGAGGAGCATGTGTTGCAAACTAACAGGTTGTTAAGCTTTGGACATCTATATTACTGAGTTATGTTTACTGAATGTTGAAATGACTattgtctgcttgtttttttcccctagcataAACCAAAGGCTACGACCAAGAGGTAGGAAAAGGTGGGAAAGAACGCATCATTCCTATGCTGGTGGCAACTGCTTCCCTTGAGAACCCACCATAACAGCCATTCATGGATTGTAGGTGGACAGCCACGAGCGTGACAGCACAAGGATTCTCATGCTGGGGAGGTAAGTTTGGCTGCTGTCACAGGGGGCAGCAGGCCAGGATGAGTGCTACTACAGAACTAATATTGACGTTACTAACATGAAATAGTAGCACGGACCACCAGCTTAGCAGTCAAATATTATACCAAGTTTTTTTCCAGAGTTATGTTCAATTCTCATTAACTTCAAAAGATGTTTCAAGTAAATGTCAGGCTTGTTCCTTTGTTAACTATGGCTCACTCTTCATCTTAAGCTACCCGTGATACGAAAATCACTGTTCATTCTATAGAGCAGATTGCAGGAGGGATTCCCATGAGATGTAAACACAGTTTTTAATCCTCTCAGCATTTACATGCTGTAAATAAATCAGAACCCTGTGAAAGAAGTAGGAAAAACTTAATACAATTTGTTGTACGTTTGAATTACATTGCTAACatattaaatagatttttaattacAGTTAGTGAGGCTGGTAATACCAAGACctccaaagcagaagaaaaagcagatagAGGGAGGTCCTGTGGTACTGATGTAAGTAATCGCATACGGAGGGTCTCCCCGTTTCAGAGACAGTTCTGGCAGCTGGACTGTTGttcctccccttttcctctctgGTGGAACGGTCAGTCCAGTGGGTTGGAAATGCTGCGAAAGGATGATataatccaaaaaagaaaaagttaaggtCAGGGGCTGTACTGTTGTGGTACTTTCTTGACAGTGAGGTACTCCAGTGTGTGATACTGTTTGCATTCATTAGCGAAACGATTGTAGCAGAGTACTCATTCAACTATGGGTCATCtagaaaatgtttgtcttttttttttaaatcaaagactGAAGTACAAATGAACAGAATAACAGGAATTAAGTTTTCATCAGAGAAATctgtcaaataatttttttcaaaataatttagagaaatcttctgattttttttaaaaatatttaattccataGAGATTCAAGTTGAATtggaatatttactttttaagcgactcaaaccagcatttttttaatcagataaatacaatattaaagtaattgcatttctttgttttgacaTACTTCTTTGGAGAAACAGCAGTTTGGACATCACTCACTGTTACGAAATTTCTGTTTCATACAATGCTCAATGCTGTACTTTTGAAATATTCGTCTGAATgtggaatgaaaacaaatgtggATTTTACCTAAAgtacagaaattttcatttaacAAATTGTTACTATCAGGTCTGTAAATGCATAATATCTGCAAATAAGTCCCATCAATGTTGTAGTTAGGCAGTTTTAGTTTGAAAAAGAGATGTACGAGATTTTTAGCTGTGTGGTTTAAACCTCAGAACAGAGAGCCAGTTCTCATGCTCATGTTGGCACCATTTGAATTTTCAACCAGTTTCGTTTTTATGAACTGCAGTATGTCTTACGCACCACAAGATGTCTCAGTGTGGAAATGCTAAACTTTATACAAGTGTTTTTATAATATTACTCAATTTAGGTAAAGATTTTCTAGTATTTGACTTGGGTTTTCCATAATACTTGGCAGGGGCTTTTTAGTAGCACATGAGAAAGAAAAGCGTATACAAATTTACCCATTAGTGTAGGCAATAAATTGTTTTAAGTGGTCAATGAACTGAATGACTCACTGGAAAAATCTTaatctttgaaaagcaaaggctCAATGTATAGCATTTAGTAAGCAGGCGATAGCTGAGAAATATGAATAGCTAAGAAGATGTCTTCCTTAGCTGGTTAAATGGAAGAGCTATTTTAAACGACTGTATTTAATTTCCACACCATTTGATTTTAATAAGatggcatatttttttaatgacttataTTCAGTATTAATATTGTTTAGAGTTAGTATAAGGAGCCAGTTATTTGCATAATAATTTCTCAAAGGTTACATTATCTTTGGGGCCTAATGCTACTAAAATCTATGAAATAGTTGCCTTTAGTATGTAATATATGTTCAGAGAGAATACACGTGAAGTAACATATGTGAGGACAAGTAGGAATGCTTGCCTacattaaatgtttgtttttaaataagagaaGGCTTCTTAACACACTATTATCACAAGAGGGGAGTGCAAAAGCCACTCAAGAGTTGATGGCTGGAACACGATTTTTTTGGCTTTCTATTGCTTTGTGTATCTGCATACACTTAGTACTGTGTTTGTCCTGAGAACTTTTCTcacctatttttcttttctctgtcctttcccaTTGTATTTCTTTAGCTTGTCTTCCTCCACTTCTCCTCCTGCTTAACTCCTTATATACTTTTTCTATAGCGTACTATTTCTTACTTTACCTTTTTAGATAAAGCAGAGTAATTCAAGCTGGATTTGTATGCCCTCATGTTGGTCTGCAACATGTGTAAATAGCAGATGAGCACGTAAGCATTCATATTGTGAACAGCTATATTCATTTTAGGTGTATTGAACCTTACATTGTAAGTCCTtaacgaaggaaaaaaaagaaaacattttaatttagtcAAAAGCCATCGCATTGTGTTGTGAATACGTGAAATTCCTGCACCCAGCAGTGGAGGCCTGGGCACGAGACCCAGCCGGGGGGGACATTCTTTTGTCATATAGTAGTTAAGCTGTTTACAGAAtgcctttgcattttgttttgcatcCAAATGATATGAAGGATTTTCACATGAATCTCTAATGGCCCTAAACTAAAATAGAACTTTTCAGAATTAtgaatcagttaaaaaaaggCTGAGGCTAGCATTCTTCAGTGATTAATGTGTATGCTTTAGATAAAGTAACTGAAAACTATTGATTAAGGCACAGTTATCCTTTAACAGCCAAGCACAATTGTAAGGGAGATTAGCCTTTGTTTGGATCAATGAAATTGTTGCTGCAGTTCCCAACTATGTTtgctaaaaaagaaagaatacgcATGGCTCAGGTTTCAGAGCTAGATGGTTTATTTAAACTCACAAAATTACATGTTTTAGTAGATATTTCATGAGATTCAGCCTACTTAGGGCAGTAATATAAGGTCTAGAAACTCTTCTCATCAGTCAGGTCGTATatgaaacacagaacaaaaagatgATCTTTGCACCAAAGAAAGCATATTCTAAGGCTAGAAGGGAACAGAAGAATAAATACGGGGAGAAcaaggaaataataaaagaatactCATGAGAAGATACGGGCTGCAGCCTCGTCATAAAACGAGGCTATTGTCAGGATTTGTGCATCATGGGAAAGTGCTTTAAGGAAGGATCTGAAAGTAAACAATGAAATGGTTTTGTAAATGTGTTTGGGTAATTCCAAGTATAAGGAGCAGCATGAGAGAAAGCACCTAAACACTCAATGAAAATCTAATAAAAAGACCATGAAAACTGACATCGCCATTTTGATAACTGGTGAAGGAAAAGGGAAGTGAGAAAAGCTCTGCTATGCAGAGACTTGCAAGTATAAATATGTAGCTGTGGAGGGAGATGCAGAGCTGACAGAGGGTGAGGGGAGGTCTCTCTTGGTGGCAGCCCAACTTAGCGCTAGATGCGGTACAGTTACACTGCAAACACGTGTGGACGAGTGGGAGTGACACAAGACCATTTATCACAGCGAAAAAACAGAATATTGTAGAACCTGCAACACAAGCTAACGCACAATTTGTTAAATTCACATGCGTTCAAAATAAGATGTGTTTGGACTTGTTACTGTTTTATGAATTTATATTTGCAAATTGTAGCTGCAGTATGGTGTGTGCTTTGTAAGCAGGGCCTCCACCCTCAAGAGTTTACATCCTAAATTACGGAGGCTTGTATAATCTAGCCTGCGTGATCTGATGAGATACATGTCCAGAATCCTTATGCCTGTGCTGAACAGGAATACCTGAGCTAATTGTAAGTGGAAGAAGTTTAGTTGTAACAGCACAGAACTCAGTATGGGTCATTTACTTTGTGAAGAAAGCCTGCTTTAAGCAGTTTAATACGCATACAGCACTTCAAAATATTGTATTCCTTTGCAGTAGACTTAGAACTTGATGTATGAAAGTCTTTCCTTTGGTTGTTTCAGTTAACTTGTCAGAAATGAGGAGGAGATGGCAACAGAGACATTTTGAGTAACTCGCCCAGCTCTACATTACCTGATATTGAAAAAGCCTTGTCCTGCATTCCTTATACACTACACTTCCCTTTGATTCTGCAGCATATTTAATTATTGTGAGACTCGTCTCCCAGGCAAAGGGAGTATTACTATCCAAATTTGCAATGGTTTCTTATGCTGCTCCACACCTTCCCTTAAAATAGCATTTCATCCCACTGGAACTATGTTCAGTGAGCTCCATGACAACTATTTCAAAACTCAGAAAGCTGATTGTGATTTTATACCACAGTAATCTTATCAACGAATGGGCAAAAGGACAGTGCCCCATACTCTGGATTTGTCAGCTTTTAAATTGTCACATCCAAACATGTCCCAGTGGATAATCTCCTTGAGAGGGCACAGGATACAGCATGCCTTGGGTTTCCCAGTTTGTGTTTCGCAATCTAAGATACGTACCATTTATTTCTTCATGGATGACTATTATGtcagcagaaacaaacaggaacaGCAAACTTTGTGTAAGAAATATCAGCAGACACTAGAGGACTTGTACACTTTAGCTACCACATAGTTGTCACGCTTCTACCGCTTCAGTGCAGTCGCACAAGACTGCCAGTATGCATcaataaaaaatgcaagaaacACCAGGGTGATCAGGGTGTGATTTATTAGGAAAGCTCATGAAAAAAGTTCCCAAACCTGAAGCAATATAaacagctggggtgggggccaAACTCTCTAAGGCCTTTCATCCCATGCAAACTTTTCAACTCATAGACATTGGTTCCACTGCCAAGGGGGGACAGCATTCTTCATATTCTAATTTTTTACCTTCTCAAAGCACCCTGAACCCTTCAATTGTCCTAAAATTGTTTTTAGTGAGTAACCTATATAAattctaaataataaaataaaacttatcCAGGAATAAATTATGCTTACGATGCTGTGGATTGTATTTTTAGCACAAGCAGAATTCCACTTTGTTGTGCTATAACGTAAAGACAATTCTGCTCATTATCTTGTTCAGCCCAGCAGTCAAAAGATAGGAAGCTCTCTATCGCAGGATGAAGCGCTGAAACCCCTTTGTAACTTCCTTGCTATTGATTTCACCACATAACACGTGATGGCATCGAATATCAAACAATTTCCAGGCTTCTGATAGGGACCAGACAGTGCCCTGGGGTGAGTACGCGGGTGAGGGCAGAAGGCGCGGACGCTGCGGTGAGTGGCGCAGGgggccctgctccctcctgcctctgccaagTGACCGTCCGTCAGAACCAGCCCCAGTCTGCTGGTGTGCTGGGGAGACGCGCCGCACCGGCTGCAAAGCGGGCAGCGTGGGGACCTGCTCTGCATCCTTGCAGAACTGAGCCAGAGGTTCCACCTCCTCTGCACCTTCCTGCCCACGTAATATGCTTTTTCAGGGATCCTTCCCAAAACGTGGTGAGCAGCCAGGGCGATGCTTTACTCCAGGTGTAGAAAGGAAATTCTAAACAGTGGATTCTATATCTTCCgtctcctcatcctcatcctatTTACTCATGCAGTATAGAAAAAAGACCAGCCTGCTCCAGGAGGAGAGGAACTAATTAACTCTGGGCTCTGTGGATTTATGTCCTCTTGTAGGCTCTCTTGCGGCTCAAATGGAACATTTATCTCCTCGGGGATTAGTCTTTTGTACCTCATCAGCTTTGCTTTCACTGGGGCACCAGTATGGCCACTTTTCTCTatctcactgatttttttaaattaaactttcagGTATATAATTCCTTTGAGAGTGTGCACCCCTGTCCAACCCGatttaaagcttaaaaattattcagaaaggtAGGGGTCTCCACGGGCAGAATAAAATGGGCATGGCTTCACTTTCTTAGGAAACCAATCCctgagaaaaatcaatttttaaatacttgataTTCTCTAAAGTGAATGGAATTGGGTTTATTTATTTCGTGTGAAGGATGatgtaaaacattttcttcaagtCAATGTGAGTATCACTTGATCTAATTTGTTAACCTGCAGAAGGGACCGTGTGCCTGAAAGCTTATTCTCTTTTTTAGCTGTATGAGCTGGTCTATTATACTACTTTATTTCTCCCTTCAGAACTTGCTTCTTGTCTAATTAGAGACCCTGGTGCACTCTCATTAAATCTCTCAAGGAGTTTTATTCCCTGGGGAAGTCCCGAGGCCAGTGAACTAGATTCAGATTGATAATAGACACATGATTAGATTAAACTAGTGGGAGAATTCAATATGTAACCTATGCATTCAAATGTTTATGAATGTATTGATCTGAAATACTACATTTTTTAGCATTGAATTGTTGGGTTTAGAAAAATAGTGTTCTCGTtgtagacttttaaaaatattttctgggaCAGAAGATACTTTATATTGAGCCTAAATCATCAGACCAGGCAATGACAAGTCTAAATATTTGCTCTCCTTTTAGAAATGTAGTCTCAACATGACTCAGGATTTAGCCTGTGGTAATTACTGTCAATAACAGCTTCTGTTGAGAAACAGTCCTTTGTTTACTATTTCAGCAAATTCACCTGATGATTTTTTGTGTTTGAATAATATATGCATGAGACAACAGGGTACGTCCGTgtgcttttcttgctgcttcaCCCTACTATAACTTGAAAATCCTGCCTGTTTATTAGTAAGAACTAAATGTAAATCTCTTACGTGAATTACTTTGCGTGATCATTTTGTCGCAGGCGAAAAGCTCACAAGCTGACCCTTGCCGCAACTTTTTCAGAGTGCTTAACTGGGAAGTTCGTTTTGACAAGGGACTGCTGAGGCACAGAGTGATTAAGTGACTTGGCCACGGTCAAAGATTGTGGTAGACgtaggaaagaaaaatccagctATCTAAGCAAGCATCCTAACCACTGGAGCATCCTACCTCTGCAGACATTGCTCAAGAAGGCAGAAATAATTGGGCTGTATTTTCTGGGACTGTATAACCAATAATTAGACGGtgtcttttctcttgcttttaaaagagcAGGCCCTATTAACTTTTCAGCCTTAGCGTTAAAACTGTTTTCATGGTTGATTCAGTTCAATTAGTCTTCCAGTTATCAACCCTTTGTTGCTTTAACGGCATTCACAATACTAATTTGCTCCTTCATGAACCAGGAAATCTGAACAGAAAtttcatttggaattttttttctacaaactgTAGTAATAGGATTAGAAATTTTGTGCAACTTATGTCAAATTTAATCAAACCTAAATTTATCAGTAACAAAGTTTCAGACGGCTTCAGTACAGGCAGGACAGGATCCATCGAGATCTATAAAAAAATGACTCAAGGAGCCAattccccccatcccttccctcttTATCCCGCACCCCAAAACCGAGGGGGATCAGCGCTTCGTTGGACCGATCCCATACTGGCTTCCATTGCTCTGCTCTTGGCTAAGGATGGCAATCCGACAGCACAAAGAAATGGGCACATGGAAATCTGTAACAACGAGACATCAGACCTACACCTTACAGACAGCACCAGATCCCACTTTTGTCTGTGGCTCGATGAGGAGCAGATCCTGTTAAAATCCATTTGGAGTAATCAGTTCTAGAATGCAATAATAccccaaaaatatttcagattccCAGGTTCTCTTGAACATAACTAAGAGGTTAAGCTCTAAAATGACTATGTTTTTACATGAGAAATACATCCACAGGACATTTATTATGAAAGAACATTTTCTCTCGCACTTTTCTTGCTGAGTGAATGACTTGGTTATTTTACGTCTTGGCAAAACAACTTCATTTAAGCATTTTAAGCACTGCTCACCAATTTTGTTTCCACTTGCTAAAGTTCAGAAGCTCAGCTCCACCTTTTTCATCGTTCAGCCAAGACACTCCTGAGCTGAATAAACCCGAGTATACGATCACTAATAAAATGCTGCAGAGTAGTATCACAGAAGCATCTGCAGGTATAACAGTATAACTTAATATTGTCAaagttctttataaatatttacttATAGGAGTTCCCCAGAATCCAGTATTTCCAGATTTAGTCTGTCCAACAAAATATGCTGATTAAAGTTCACCAGAATTTGATGACAGAAATTCCTAAAGTGTTTTGATTTCCTTAAAGACTGTAGAAGTCTCCTTTGATCTGCTGTACTGTTTTGCAAACGTGGTTAGTCTTTGGAGAGCTTCTGACAAACCTTCTCCTGTGATAGCACAACAGGGTTGTACGTACCAATTTCTGTCACTGCAGTATTTCTTCATGTTGAATCTCCTGGTTATTTCCTCAGCGTTCAAAGCTCCAGGCAAATCCTGCTTGTTCGCCAGCAGGACGACTGGTACGCTTTTTATAAACTCATTCTTTAAAATGAGTTCAAATTCTTTCTTTGATTCTTCCAGACGCTGCTTATCAGAGCTGTCCACAACATACAGCAGTGCGTCTGTGTTTTCCAGGAAATTGCACCAAACATGTCGCATTTTCTGTTGTCCTCCGACATCCCAAACCGTCAATGTAAAATCTTTCCCGGTTTCGATCATATCAACATTAAAGCCAATTGTTGGAATTGTTAGAAAAACGTCATTATACTTGAACTTGTACAACAGTGTAGATTTTCCTGCAGAATCGAGTCCTAACATCAGTATAGTCGCTTGCTTGACTTTGGAGTGTTTGGTGTTCTGGAGGCCCATTTGCGCCGGGGTGTTCTCCAGGAAGCCTTTAAAGCTGGAATTCGCTGTTTCCCGTGAAGCCAATTTCTGTCAGAAATATGTCTTTCTTCCTCCGTGAGATGAAGCACAAAGAgtcaggaagaggaaggggaagaagcagCTTTGCGCTATGAAAATCAAGTAaaagcactgtacaaacacaTGCTGGCTTTTATCAACTTGATAATAGGCAAACAGCATTTATGAAGGTGTGCTGTTCCGTGCCAAGCCTGTGGGTGGAACAACCATGAGTAACATACCGATTGGTCACAAGCGCAAAGGTTGCAGCCTTCGAGCCTGTTTGAACAGTGAGCCACACTTACATGACCATTCAAGAGCTCTTTACCTTGTAAATTTGTCTGTGCTGAACAAGCAGCAGCCCGGTTATACTCCCCGATGCCTTGGTCCAGGGAACCGCTAGCTGTCTGCCCTGTTTCAGTGGGTGCCCAGAGATAAACCCCTTTGTCAATGCATCCGCAGCCGTTTCGGAAAAGAAACGAAATATAAATGCAGCTAGGGAGGAGGGGAAATGTTAAGGTTTGTCCATACTTACCAGTCCACAAAATGACAAGGTGCCTGATTTATCGGTGCTTCCCATCTTCCAGCAACCTGTGAATCTCGAGAGGTTTCTGATGTGAGTGTACACGGGCACATGGGCTCAGTCAAACCACGACTCCACGTACAAACGTGCTCTGCTCCACGGGCTGCCTCGGGCTCCGGCCATCGCTCCTCCTGCCCACGCGCGCGTGGAGTTGTCTGCTCCGATTACAGCGTCAGAGTTGTGTTTGTACGGACAAGTTTAACTGCACTCTGCATGGCGGAGACTAACTACAGATCTTAGGACCTGGTCATTACTGAGACTCAGCTACATGAAATTAAGAATTTCCATTAGCTTCATTACGCTCCATTCTGTTGCCCACTGATCTACGATCAAGATTTCCTTCAGGAACGAGAAGGGGGGCAAAAACTGAGTCTCAATCAAAGCATCATTTTGGACCAGCACTCTAAATAGTAGAGGGGATAGAAAATTTAGTCTAATATTATTTAATTCTTATTGAATCTCTGTTTTTTTGACAGTTAGGCCTGCGCTGGTCTGGTCCAACGCGTACCAAGTATTGCAGTACTCATTTGCCCTTATACCCAGATGCACTGCTATTAGTTATTGCCATTTGTCTTTGCTTCAGAAAGTACATCATCAGCAAAAAAAACATACAGGTCTTCTGGCCAAGTGAGCTGCTGACTGATAGGGTAATCATTTTGATAATTACGACATTGGTTGCTCAGATATTACACATGTTGCGTAAAATAAACCTCAGTCTTGACAGACAAGTTATAATCTGGTTTTCCTTGAAGCTGAAAGGGTTATATCAGAAGTAATTGGGGGCAACAAAAGATGGCAGTGGCATACTCACTGTTGtgcatttttcatatttaataacaCGTATAGATTAcgtgtaggattttttttcaggagcaggTCACGATGTGTTAAACCGGGGAAGAAAGTGTTTGTGTTTCTTGATAAATAATGTATAGGAATGAATCAAAAGTTGGGGAGACAGGAAACTATGCAAAACGCATTATTAGCACAGTCAAATGAATCACAATTCCCTGCAAAATAGCATGCCACTTCCCTGAAATATGGTTATCCCGATCAAGGGCAAACCCTCCCTTCTGTGCAGGCTGAGACAGAGTGGACGGATGCTCTGTGTCCCTGGGTCGTGCCGTGATTTAAAGATTACTCTACATATTTGCTCCAACTGTATTCGATATTGGTGGTCTCAACTGTTATTTTATTACATCAGAGTGTTAAAGAAGTAACTAAGCAACGCCCAACTTTTTACAAGCtaattacatttatttccagGACAGAACAGCTGGCTTCTGAAGACTCCGTGGTTTTGCAGTTTTTACCTGTACCTGAGTCAAACGCCGAGTTTGGTTCCGAGTGCGACGTTGGGATGCCgagccccgtcccgtcccggttCCCCGCCTTTCTCCGGGGTTCAGAGCCCCGGACACCGTGCCGTGCTCCACCCGCACCTTCTGCATCTGCATTTGCCCCCAAAGACGAGCGTTTGGAAGGAGACCTCTCCCTTCGCTTTGTCCAAAGGTGCGTTTGCTCTGCCGGGGTGAGGTGCTCCCGCCGCTGTGGGGTTTGCCTGGAGGTTCAGCGTGAAAACCCCAGACTAATAAAACACAGCCGCGACAGCTGATTTGCCATCAATTAATCTGAACTCAAGCTTTGCACAATAAACCTTTCGTAAACTATGGCGGTTTACGTAAACTCTGCAGGTTCCCAAGTTGTCCAAGCAGGATATTCCACTGCGGGCTTTTGCAACGTTACAAGATGCCATTAAGGCTGCGGGGAGGCTTCGGGGTGAATCTCGCTGCGAACAATTCTAGCGGCTGAAGCTGGAGAGGAACAAGTTCCCTTTGCAGACGCCCGTCTCCTCTTCCCCGGAACCCCTCACTTTACCCTCACGCCCGACCGCGCCGAGACCGCTGCGGCAGGACGCAGCCGGAGCCCCGCTGCCGGGACCAGCCCAGGGAAGGCcgaggggccgccgccgccatttgCCgaaccgcccgccccgccgccgcctcgctgcccggccccgccgcggcccccgacAGCAGGCGGCGGAGCCGGCGGGCGTTTCCCGCTGCGAGGAGACGCGGGCGGCGGCACCGGGAACGGTAACGCTAACGGTGACGGCCGGGCGCCACGGGCCtgagggggcgggcgggcccCGCCGCCATGTAAGGCCGCCacggggccggcggccgcccgcggggctccccgggcgGTGCTGAGGCGGCGGCCGGGGCAcagcgaggggaggggggggacccccatggggacagcgaggggagggagggagggagggaagggaccgCCGCCCCATGGGGACagcgaggggagggggaggctctggaggcggcggggggggcagccgccTGTGTGGGTACCCAGTGCTCTTCTGTCACCACGTTTtccctttttaaacagaaaacggTTAAATGGCTTTAAATTTTTACAAGGTTGCAGCAGGGGGCGGTAGATTTCCTCGTAATGAATTCGACATTTTGGGCTGTCACCGCTCGATTACTCCGTTGTGAAAAGTTGCCtagaaaagagaattaaaattgGGTAACTCGAAGTGAGCAAGTCGTTGTTCCaggttatttaaaataatttttaaagtattgttaTATTAGATCGTCATAGCCCAGGGTCTTGCAAAAATTCCTCTAGTTTCTATCGGTAGTAAGCCatataaagaaaatgagaagccAGGAACGGTAATATATTTCCGTGTTATTTGTGCTGGTAgcttaaaacaacaacaaaaaaaaggatttatttttctgtacatcTAACATAAGTATAGTAGTTTTCTAAACTTTAAATTGGATTAGCCATTGGTTATTGTGATTATTAGGCTTTAATGAGTATGAGAATTTGCCACTTTTTTCCTGTCAAGAATGTCTGCCCTCAATAATTACATAGCTATAGCAGAGGGtgagaaatatataaaaattcctATGGAGCATGCTCAGTATGTGATTTCTTGCATTCGTTTTAAAGTAGATCAGTTTTATTTGTCAGCATAATCTCAGACTGTGTGGTGTGGTGCCAGCGAACTGTGAGCTTGGAAGCAAATGAAGATATTTCCCTGAAAGGAGTTCTTGCCCTGGTACTGCTCCTGCTGCGTGTCCCGTGCTGCTGCGGCACAGCTGGAAGGCGAAAACTGCTGGCAGATAGAGTCTGGAAGGTCTGGAAGCGGTGGAGAAGCTGTGGAGAAGCTGTCCCAGGCGTAGCTGGAAGGTCTGCAACTGCACCACCACCAGCAAATGTGACAGCTCAACTTTCAGACCTTGCTTCTTCAACCTCATTACTTTGTTTTAAGCATTTGAACTAGGAAAAGGAGGGGATTGTCCTGTCAAGGGCTGTGGTTAGGGTTTCCCCTCTAAGTTGCCCTTCTACTATTCTCTGCGTGTGTTAGAAGTCAG
The sequence above is drawn from the Chroicocephalus ridibundus chromosome 6, bChrRid1.1, whole genome shotgun sequence genome and encodes:
- the ARL14 gene encoding ADP-ribosylation factor-like protein 14; its protein translation is MGLQNTKHSKVKQATILMLGLDSAGKSTLLYKFKYNDVFLTIPTIGFNVDMIETGKDFTLTVWDVGGQQKMRHVWCNFLENTDALLYVVDSSDKQRLEESKKEFELILKNEFIKSVPVVLLANKQDLPGALNAEEITRRFNMKKYCSDRNWYVQPCCAITGEGLSEALQRLTTFAKQYSRSKETSTVFKEIKTL